From Sediminibacterium sp. TEGAF015, a single genomic window includes:
- a CDS encoding efflux RND transporter periplasmic adaptor subunit translates to MSKKLIWIIVGLVVTIGVIIGLKKAGVIGKEEGIKVTVEAVQRRTIIETVNASGKVYPEIEVKISPDVSGEIVELTVAEGDTVKRGQVLARIYADILNSQRDQVAAGVSQQMAQVSNTTAQSAAIKATLDQAEIQYNRQKKLLEEKVISRLEFEQADQAVKTARANYNAAMEGIKSAKAGVQSVQAQLNRANKDIGRTLITSPMDGVISLLAIKKGERVAGNSFNVGTEMMRVADMRSFEVRVDVGENDIPKVKIGDTAIVEVDAYTSRKFKGIVYKIANPSTGNTLAANATAEVTNYKVHIRLLPESYNDLVVPGRSFPFRPGMTASADIQTRSKYNVLSVPLNAVTTRDAKEDQKEKKEEKKSDGKVAQVEKTEQKSVTSDDTIEEVVFVLQADNKVKKVKVKTAIQDLNNIEVTEGLKEGDKVITGPYSIVSKMLKDGNLVTVVEKDKLFEEKKKD, encoded by the coding sequence ATGAGTAAGAAGTTAATCTGGATTATTGTAGGACTGGTGGTAACGATTGGAGTTATCATTGGACTGAAGAAAGCAGGAGTTATAGGAAAGGAAGAGGGCATTAAAGTAACTGTGGAAGCTGTTCAGCGTAGAACAATTATTGAAACTGTGAATGCCAGCGGAAAGGTATATCCTGAAATTGAAGTAAAAATTAGCCCTGACGTGAGTGGGGAAATTGTAGAATTAACAGTTGCAGAAGGCGATACAGTAAAGCGTGGTCAGGTGCTGGCAAGAATTTATGCAGATATCCTGAACTCTCAGAGAGACCAGGTAGCTGCAGGAGTAAGTCAGCAAATGGCTCAGGTGTCTAATACAACAGCTCAGTCTGCGGCTATTAAAGCCACATTAGATCAGGCCGAAATTCAATACAATCGTCAGAAAAAATTATTAGAAGAAAAAGTAATCAGCCGTCTGGAATTTGAGCAGGCTGATCAGGCAGTAAAAACTGCACGTGCCAATTATAATGCTGCAATGGAAGGCATTAAAAGTGCTAAAGCAGGGGTTCAGAGTGTGCAGGCACAATTAAACAGGGCCAATAAAGATATCGGTAGAACTTTGATTACTTCTCCAATGGATGGTGTTATCAGTTTACTTGCTATTAAAAAAGGAGAGCGTGTAGCTGGTAATAGCTTTAACGTAGGTACTGAAATGATGCGTGTTGCCGATATGCGCAGTTTTGAAGTTCGGGTTGATGTTGGTGAAAATGATATTCCGAAAGTAAAGATTGGAGATACCGCAATTGTTGAAGTGGATGCATATACCTCCAGAAAATTTAAAGGTATTGTGTATAAAATTGCCAACCCTAGTACAGGTAATACCTTGGCTGCAAATGCTACTGCAGAAGTTACCAATTATAAAGTACATATCCGTTTATTGCCTGAAAGCTACAATGACCTTGTAGTTCCTGGCCGTTCTTTCCCTTTCCGTCCAGGTATGACAGCCAGTGCGGATATTCAGACCAGAAGCAAATACAACGTTTTGTCTGTTCCTTTGAATGCAGTTACAACCAGAGATGCTAAGGAAGATCAGAAAGAAAAGAAAGAGGAGAAAAAGTCTGATGGTAAAGTTGCTCAAGTAGAAAAGACAGAGCAGAAATCAGTTACTTCTGATGATACAATTGAAGAAGTGGTATTTGTGTTGCAAGCGGATAACAAAGTGAAGAAAGTGAAAGTGAAAACTGCCATTCAAGATCTGAATAATATTGAAGTAACAGAGGGCTTAAAAGAAGGAGACAAAGTAATTACCGGTCCTTATTCTATCGTAAGCAAAATGCTAAAGGATGGCAATTTGGTAACTGTGGTTGAGAAGGATAAATTATTTGAAGAGAAGAAAAAAGACTAA
- a CDS encoding uroporphyrinogen-III synthase — protein sequence MSKNGAKQGANSKPARKILISQPKPESERSPYFDLERKYNVELVFHPFIVLEGIPAREFRKQKIDVQQYTAIIFTSRNAIDHFFRMSEEMKLSIAQDTKYFCITEAVALYLQKFILYRKRKVFYGADGTNKSMLDVINKHKEAEKFLYVCSENQQDNEICGWLKNNHCDFQLAYMYRSISNDIKPVLQKNDYDMICLFTPSGVKSLLDNFPDFKQNGTILTAFGNNTSKAVIDAGFELQIQVPSPQRPSMVAALDLFLANPPAEKTAPKVSGKTSVKSAARPAGKAIDKPADKVAKPTAKKSVVKSPLKSVKK from the coding sequence ATGAGCAAAAACGGGGCTAAGCAAGGGGCAAATTCTAAACCAGCCAGGAAGATTCTGATTTCGCAACCAAAACCGGAGAGTGAGCGTTCTCCTTACTTCGATTTGGAGCGCAAATACAATGTTGAACTGGTATTTCATCCCTTTATTGTTCTGGAAGGTATTCCTGCCAGAGAATTCAGGAAACAAAAAATAGATGTGCAGCAATACACTGCTATCATTTTCACTAGCCGAAATGCCATTGATCATTTTTTCAGAATGTCTGAAGAGATGAAGTTGAGCATTGCACAGGATACAAAGTATTTCTGCATTACAGAAGCAGTTGCCTTGTATTTGCAAAAATTCATCCTGTACAGAAAGCGGAAAGTTTTTTATGGTGCCGATGGTACCAACAAAAGCATGCTTGATGTAATTAATAAGCACAAGGAAGCCGAAAAATTTTTATATGTATGTAGCGAGAACCAGCAGGATAATGAAATTTGCGGTTGGTTAAAAAACAATCACTGCGATTTTCAGCTGGCATATATGTACAGAAGCATCAGTAACGATATCAAACCAGTACTGCAGAAGAACGACTACGATATGATTTGCTTGTTTACCCCCAGTGGCGTAAAAAGCTTATTGGATAATTTTCCAGACTTCAAACAAAACGGAACCATTTTAACTGCTTTTGGTAATAACACTTCTAAAGCTGTGATTGATGCTGGGTTTGAATTGCAGATTCAGGTTCCTAGTCCGCAAAGACCAAGTATGGTTGCGGCTCTTGACTTGTTTTTAGCAAACCCGCCTGCTGAAAAAACAGCACCGAAAGTGTCCGGAAAAACCTCTGTTAAATCCGCTGCAAGACCAGCAGGTAAAGCTATTGACAAGCCCGCTGATAAAGTAGCCAAACCTACAGCAAAAAAGAGTGTGGTTAAATCGCCACTGAAATCTGTGAAGAAATAA
- a CDS encoding DUF4271 domain-containing protein, whose translation MICFFCMQWMAAQQDSNRRIQQPAEILPDTLRIPLDSASIADSLAADSINREQMAFEKPVQLIDTSTYKSIAQNPYLPLNQPPLFMLVDYKDKQTKDALFYTVIFLVFILGFIKNVFPKYFQNLFRLFFQTSLRQKQTKDQLEQDGQASLLINLFFLLSAGLFITLMIQQYQWVDMPYWKLYAYATAVLAIIYLGKYLFVSFAGWVFNNSQSASSYLFLVAVVNRIMGVVLLPLTVIMAFAEAPIAIVALTISFGVVTLLFFYRYIVSFGLLRSELQVNPFHFFLYLCAVEILPMALIYKLLVENLG comes from the coding sequence ATGATCTGTTTTTTTTGCATGCAGTGGATGGCTGCGCAGCAGGATTCAAACCGCCGCATTCAACAACCTGCTGAAATTTTGCCAGACACTTTGCGGATTCCTTTGGACAGTGCATCCATTGCTGATAGCCTGGCTGCAGACAGTATTAATCGGGAGCAGATGGCATTTGAAAAGCCAGTTCAATTGATTGATACCAGCACTTACAAAAGCATTGCACAAAATCCATATCTGCCATTGAATCAACCACCTTTATTTATGTTGGTAGATTACAAGGATAAACAGACTAAAGACGCATTGTTTTATACGGTCATCTTTCTTGTGTTTATTCTAGGCTTTATTAAAAATGTATTTCCAAAGTATTTTCAAAACCTCTTCCGATTGTTTTTTCAGACCTCATTAAGACAAAAACAAACAAAAGATCAACTGGAGCAGGATGGGCAAGCTTCTTTGCTCATCAATTTGTTTTTTCTACTGTCTGCAGGCTTATTTATCACATTAATGATTCAGCAATACCAGTGGGTAGATATGCCATATTGGAAACTATATGCATATGCAACCGCAGTATTAGCCATTATTTATCTGGGCAAATATTTATTTGTGTCTTTTGCAGGATGGGTATTCAACAATAGTCAGTCTGCCTCTTCCTATTTATTCCTTGTGGCCGTGGTAAACCGGATTATGGGCGTGGTTTTACTTCCCCTGACGGTAATCATGGCTTTTGCGGAAGCACCCATTGCAATTGTTGCCCTCACGATTTCATTCGGTGTTGTAACATTGTTATTTTTTTACCGATATATTGTCTCATTTGGCTTACTTAGGTCTGAGTTGCAAGTCAATCCTTTTCATTTTTTCCTTTACCTTTGCGCAGTAGAAATTTTGCCAATGGCCTTGATTTATAAGCTGTTGGTTGAAAATTTAGGCTGA
- a CDS encoding TolC family protein: protein MRNLLLTVFGCFTLGGQLMAQPSTDKWNLQRCVEYAAKNNISVKQADVQARLAALEVERTKLAQYPSASANTNVGTQFGRSIDPTTNLFTTTQLLFQQLNLNVNATVFNWGALKADRQIAGFNAQAALTDIERITNDVSLSIATFYLQVVAAKQQIAIAEVQLGQSASQLGFTRKRVEAGTLPELSAAEIEAQLARDSSTLVSAKATFQQAVIQLKAAINLDMAVPFDVEIPVVNTIPLQPLAELDPAMLYQLALNNQPAQKVSDLRIKSAEASIKRAKSAFYPTISAFGGMGSNFANAATTVTGANVIGVKPTTNFVTVNNQNYQVFQPDIQLTSSKRNFFQMWNGWGGQIEQNFRQNFGFNIQIPIFNAGSARLGYERSKLNLRSAQINRQQADLTLQQNIYQAHTNATAAMQRFLASEKSVEASQKAYDYAKKRFEEGLSTTLDLLTSQNNLLRAKLDRLNNQFDYIFRIKLLEFYKGQGIKL, encoded by the coding sequence ATGAGGAATTTACTTTTAACCGTGTTCGGTTGTTTTACGTTGGGAGGGCAGTTAATGGCCCAGCCTTCAACAGACAAATGGAACCTGCAGCGTTGTGTGGAATACGCAGCCAAAAACAATATATCAGTAAAGCAGGCCGATGTTCAGGCTCGTTTGGCAGCTTTGGAGGTAGAGCGAACCAAATTGGCCCAATATCCTTCGGCCAGTGCCAATACCAATGTGGGTACGCAGTTTGGTAGATCTATCGATCCTACCACCAACTTATTTACCACAACACAGCTATTATTTCAGCAGTTAAACCTGAATGTGAACGCAACCGTTTTTAACTGGGGTGCGTTAAAGGCAGACAGACAAATTGCCGGATTTAACGCTCAGGCTGCTTTAACAGATATAGAAAGAATCACCAATGATGTTTCTTTAAGTATTGCTACTTTTTATTTACAGGTAGTAGCAGCCAAGCAGCAAATCGCCATTGCAGAAGTGCAGTTAGGTCAATCTGCTTCTCAGCTTGGTTTTACCCGTAAGCGGGTAGAAGCAGGAACCCTTCCAGAACTGAGTGCAGCTGAAATTGAGGCACAGCTTGCCAGGGATAGCAGTACACTAGTAAGCGCTAAAGCTACTTTTCAGCAGGCAGTTATTCAGTTGAAAGCCGCTATCAATTTGGATATGGCTGTTCCATTCGATGTAGAAATTCCTGTAGTTAATACAATACCACTACAACCATTGGCTGAATTAGATCCTGCTATGTTGTATCAACTGGCATTGAATAATCAGCCCGCACAAAAAGTAAGTGACCTTAGAATTAAGTCGGCTGAAGCTTCTATCAAGAGAGCCAAATCTGCTTTCTATCCCACTATTTCTGCTTTCGGTGGTATGGGTTCCAACTTCGCTAATGCCGCAACAACGGTTACTGGAGCAAATGTTATTGGTGTAAAACCAACCACAAATTTTGTTACGGTGAATAACCAGAATTATCAAGTGTTTCAACCAGATATTCAGTTGACATCGAGTAAGAGAAATTTCTTTCAGATGTGGAATGGTTGGGGTGGTCAGATTGAGCAGAACTTCAGACAGAATTTTGGATTTAATATTCAGATTCCCATATTTAATGCAGGGTCTGCGCGTTTGGGATACGAACGTTCCAAGTTGAATTTAAGATCGGCTCAAATCAACAGACAGCAAGCAGATCTTACCTTACAACAAAATATATATCAGGCTCATACCAATGCTACTGCAGCCATGCAACGTTTTCTGGCCAGTGAAAAATCTGTGGAAGCTTCTCAGAAAGCGTATGATTATGCAAAAAAACGTTTTGAAGAAGGACTATCTACCACACTGGATTTACTTACCAGTCAGAATAATTTATTAAGAGCAAAGCTGGATCGTTTGAACAACCAGTTCGATTATATTTTTAGAATCAAACTTTTAGAATTTTACAAAGGCCAAGGAATCAAATTATAA
- a CDS encoding helix-turn-helix domain-containing protein: MPETIIRKVREQRNYTQEFVAKQMGISQNAYSKIENGYTQLTVRHIKDLSKILEVSIMELLRDDFEIHRPNNIQKESVNKENLLMSLDKISDKINSKHPQKHDFYPIVMSLLQTIDTTVDNIH; this comes from the coding sequence GTGCCAGAAACCATCATTCGTAAAGTAAGAGAGCAAAGGAATTACACACAGGAATTTGTAGCCAAACAAATGGGAATTTCTCAGAATGCCTACAGCAAAATTGAGAATGGATACACCCAGTTAACAGTGAGGCATATCAAAGATTTATCCAAAATTCTGGAAGTATCCATCATGGAATTACTCAGGGACGATTTCGAAATACATCGCCCTAATAATATTCAGAAGGAAAGTGTAAACAAGGAGAATTTGTTGATGTCTTTAGACAAAATTTCTGATAAAATCAATTCTAAACACCCTCAGAAGCATGATTTTTATCCAATTGTGATGAGCCTATTGCAAACCATTGATACTACAGTAGACAATATTCATTAA
- the porL gene encoding type IX secretion system motor protein PorL/GldL gives MASGVSPTVNRAVNVVVSLGAAVVIFGAMAKILHLSWADWALKIGLTTEALIFIIYAILPPPDMGAPTVVADAGNPALKSMEKMLAEADITPANLGKLSEGFKKLGTTVEKMGEISDVVKSTGDFSANSKAAATALGSVATAVNGAVHSLSSFEAAAESNKQFHVQVQGLTKNLASLNTIYELELQESNNHLKALNQFYGKLSAASEAMNSTAEDAQRAKEQIAALATNLSKLNQIYGNMLTAMQGR, from the coding sequence ATGGCTTCAGGTGTTTCTCCTACAGTTAATCGCGCGGTAAACGTTGTTGTTTCTCTTGGTGCTGCCGTGGTGATTTTTGGTGCAATGGCAAAAATTCTTCACCTTTCTTGGGCCGATTGGGCACTAAAAATCGGTTTGACAACTGAGGCATTGATTTTCATTATTTATGCCATTTTACCACCTCCGGATATGGGGGCACCTACAGTAGTTGCAGACGCTGGTAACCCTGCGCTAAAGAGCATGGAAAAAATGTTAGCAGAAGCGGATATTACTCCCGCTAATTTGGGAAAATTAAGCGAAGGCTTTAAGAAGTTGGGAACAACCGTAGAAAAAATGGGTGAAATCAGCGATGTAGTAAAGTCTACAGGTGATTTCAGTGCCAATTCAAAAGCTGCTGCTACTGCATTAGGATCTGTAGCTACAGCAGTGAATGGTGCCGTTCATTCCTTATCCAGTTTTGAGGCTGCTGCTGAGAGCAACAAACAGTTTCATGTGCAGGTTCAGGGATTAACCAAGAATCTTGCCTCTTTAAACACAATCTACGAATTGGAATTACAGGAAAGCAATAATCATTTAAAAGCGTTGAATCAGTTCTACGGTAAATTGTCTGCCGCTTCAGAAGCAATGAACAGCACTGCCGAAGATGCACAGAGAGCTAAAGAACAAATTGCAGCATTGGCTACCAACCTGAGCAAATTGAATCAGATATATGGCAATATGCTAACTGCAATGCAAGGCAGATAA
- a CDS encoding NAD(P)H-dependent glycerol-3-phosphate dehydrogenase, producing MQFGIIGGGSWATALAKILTDNGNTIHWYIRNEESIHYFKKRRHNPHYLSSAYFNPAQLYLDADINAVIEASEVVVVAVPSAYVEEALLQVAPEKWEGKKIVSAVKGITPTKNQLLHEFLSEHFQISLSQYFTLLGPCHAEEVAAEKLSYLTFSGIDALQTAEIAKYFTTDYINTVVNTDVVGVQYAAVMKNIYALGAGIAHGLEYGDNFLSVYIANCAHEMGAFLEKIAPGSCQNNNYTASVYLGDLLVTCYSLYSRNRTFGNMLGKGYSVKAAQLELNMLPEGYFASKCVYKTNITVQAALPIASTIHAILWENLPAEEGFKQIERFLQ from the coding sequence ATGCAGTTTGGAATTATAGGAGGTGGTAGCTGGGCAACCGCTTTAGCAAAAATCCTCACCGATAACGGTAATACCATTCACTGGTATATCAGAAATGAAGAAAGCATTCATTATTTTAAGAAGCGCAGACATAATCCCCATTATTTAAGTTCAGCCTATTTTAATCCCGCACAATTATACCTGGATGCAGATATCAATGCAGTGATTGAAGCATCTGAAGTGGTAGTGGTTGCTGTTCCTTCAGCTTATGTAGAGGAAGCTTTATTACAGGTAGCTCCCGAAAAATGGGAGGGAAAGAAAATTGTTTCCGCCGTTAAAGGCATCACACCTACAAAGAATCAACTCTTGCATGAATTTCTTTCAGAGCATTTTCAGATATCATTAAGTCAGTATTTCACTTTATTAGGTCCTTGTCATGCAGAAGAAGTGGCTGCTGAAAAATTATCCTATCTTACTTTCTCCGGAATTGATGCCTTACAGACAGCCGAAATTGCCAAATACTTTACTACGGATTATATTAATACAGTTGTGAATACAGATGTGGTAGGAGTGCAATATGCCGCAGTTATGAAGAATATTTATGCCTTAGGTGCAGGTATAGCTCATGGTCTTGAATACGGAGATAATTTTCTGAGTGTATATATTGCCAACTGTGCTCATGAAATGGGAGCGTTTTTAGAAAAAATTGCCCCTGGTTCCTGTCAGAACAACAATTATACGGCTTCTGTTTACTTGGGAGATTTGCTAGTAACCTGTTACTCTTTGTATAGTAGAAATCGTACTTTCGGAAATATGCTAGGTAAAGGGTATTCTGTAAAAGCTGCCCAATTGGAACTCAATATGTTGCCTGAAGGATATTTTGCTAGCAAGTGTGTGTACAAGACCAATATTACTGTCCAGGCTGCTCTTCCAATTGCCTCTACTATTCATGCTATTTTATGGGAAAACCTGCCTGCGGAAGAAGGTTTTAAACAAATTGAGCGTTTTTTACAATAA
- the hemW gene encoding radical SAM family heme chaperone HemW, producing the protein MAGIYLHIPFCKKACNYCNFHFSTNQQKMDDLVNALVQEITIQQHYLTDTVETIYFGGGTPSLLKPAHLTLLLETIHQFFTVKADAEITLEANPDDIEPTVLKTWITARINRLSIGIQSFQEADLQWMGRAHNALQAKDCIRMAQEAGITNLSIDLIYGGPTLPHENWEQNLKTAIESGVSHLSCYALTVEPKTALALKINRQELPEIDSLHQSEHFSMLQSITANAGYEQYEISNFALPGKRSKHNSSYWSGAHYLGIGPSAHSFNGFSRQWNISNNSLYIQSILKGAVPFEIEVLTPIQQINEYIMTALRTVEGISAETIDRIAQQPIFTELVKDAQKHIHRGLMECNHHQLLITPAGKFMADGIAADLFRD; encoded by the coding sequence ATGGCAGGCATCTATCTACATATTCCATTCTGCAAAAAAGCATGCAATTACTGCAACTTTCATTTTTCTACCAATCAGCAGAAAATGGATGATTTGGTGAATGCATTGGTACAAGAAATAACAATACAACAACACTACCTTACTGATACGGTTGAAACCATTTATTTTGGAGGTGGTACACCATCATTATTGAAACCAGCACATTTAACCTTATTACTGGAAACAATTCACCAGTTTTTTACAGTAAAAGCCGATGCTGAAATTACCCTAGAGGCCAATCCAGATGATATAGAACCCACCGTTTTAAAAACATGGATAACTGCACGAATCAACCGACTAAGTATCGGCATTCAATCCTTTCAGGAAGCAGATTTACAATGGATGGGAAGGGCTCACAACGCTTTACAGGCAAAGGATTGCATTCGTATGGCACAGGAGGCCGGCATTACCAATTTATCCATTGACCTGATTTATGGCGGGCCTACTTTGCCTCATGAAAACTGGGAACAGAATTTAAAAACGGCGATTGAATCAGGTGTTTCCCATTTATCCTGTTACGCACTAACGGTTGAACCCAAAACCGCTCTTGCTCTTAAAATTAATCGTCAGGAATTGCCCGAAATAGATTCTCTTCACCAATCAGAACATTTTTCCATGCTACAATCCATCACTGCAAATGCAGGTTATGAACAATATGAAATATCCAATTTTGCGTTGCCTGGAAAAAGAAGCAAACATAATTCCAGTTATTGGTCTGGCGCACATTACTTAGGAATCGGCCCCTCTGCCCATTCCTTTAATGGGTTTAGCCGACAATGGAATATCAGCAATAATTCACTCTACATTCAATCCATTCTAAAAGGGGCAGTTCCTTTTGAAATTGAGGTATTAACGCCCATTCAGCAAATTAATGAATACATCATGACTGCTTTAAGAACAGTTGAGGGTATTTCCGCTGAAACGATTGACAGAATTGCGCAACAACCCATTTTTACTGAACTGGTTAAAGACGCGCAAAAGCATATTCATCGGGGATTAATGGAATGTAACCATCATCAACTGCTAATTACCCCGGCCGGAAAATTTATGGCCGATGGCATTGCAGCCGATTTGTTCCGTGATTAA
- the porK gene encoding T9SS ring complex lipoprotein PorK/GldK encodes MNRHFYLVVTAICALTVTSCNLFNKGKKGGKGLPDDGQLHGVAPTAKQNMNAPRNMVYIQPGTFHMGPSDEDISYQYTTRNRQVSIPGFWMDATEITNDQYRQFVNWVRDSLSFKILFGQGINKEDDTMAVDWAKVKTIKWDRKTVEQLNELNLAPDNRLYGKPEIDPDKLIYRVEYFDLAEAAKRENAGQPRKNFIVKRNQKVYPDTLVWMRDFSYSYNEPMTKRYFSHPSFGNYPVVGVTWKQAMAFCSWRTHYQNAFLAKKNLAYDGDYRLPSEAEWEYAARGGRTNSMFPWGNYYTRNKKGCLLANFKPGRGNYAEDGGFYTVKADAYWPNDYGLYNMSGNVAEWTGSYFYEGSYNFLSDMSPDVRYDAKDSDRPREKRKVIRGGSWKDTQYQIQVSTRNYEYQDTAKSYIGFRCVIDLAPKMKK; translated from the coding sequence ATGAATAGACATTTTTATTTGGTTGTAACGGCGATATGTGCGTTAACGGTCACTTCCTGTAACCTTTTTAACAAGGGAAAGAAGGGAGGAAAAGGCTTGCCAGACGATGGCCAACTTCACGGTGTGGCTCCTACGGCCAAGCAAAATATGAATGCACCAAGAAATATGGTGTATATCCAGCCTGGTACATTTCATATGGGCCCAAGCGATGAAGATATCAGCTACCAATATACTACCCGAAACAGACAGGTCTCCATTCCGGGATTCTGGATGGATGCCACAGAAATTACAAACGATCAATATCGTCAGTTTGTAAACTGGGTTCGTGACTCTTTATCATTCAAAATCTTATTTGGCCAGGGTATTAACAAAGAAGATGATACCATGGCGGTAGATTGGGCAAAGGTGAAAACCATTAAGTGGGACAGAAAAACAGTTGAACAACTGAATGAACTGAATCTTGCTCCGGATAATAGATTGTATGGGAAGCCGGAAATTGATCCTGACAAATTGATATACAGAGTTGAATATTTTGACCTGGCTGAAGCAGCAAAAAGAGAAAATGCAGGTCAGCCTAGAAAGAATTTTATTGTAAAAAGAAACCAGAAAGTATATCCAGATACTTTGGTATGGATGAGAGACTTCTCTTATTCTTACAATGAGCCCATGACCAAGCGTTATTTCTCTCACCCATCTTTTGGAAACTATCCGGTGGTTGGCGTTACCTGGAAACAGGCGATGGCTTTCTGTAGCTGGAGAACACATTACCAAAATGCTTTCCTTGCTAAGAAGAATTTAGCATATGACGGAGACTACCGTTTGCCTTCTGAAGCAGAATGGGAATATGCTGCCAGAGGAGGCAGAACCAATTCTATGTTCCCTTGGGGTAACTACTACACCCGTAATAAAAAAGGTTGTCTGTTAGCCAACTTTAAGCCAGGCAGAGGAAATTATGCAGAAGACGGAGGTTTTTATACAGTTAAAGCAGATGCCTACTGGCCGAATGATTATGGCTTATACAATATGAGTGGTAACGTTGCTGAATGGACGGGTTCTTATTTCTATGAAGGTTCTTACAACTTCTTGTCTGATATGAGTCCTGATGTTCGTTACGACGCAAAAGATTCAGATCGTCCTCGTGAAAAACGCAAAGTAATCAGAGGTGGTTCCTGGAAAGATACTCAGTACCAGATTCAGGTTAGTACACGTAACTATGAATACCAGGACACAGCAAAATCTTATATCGGTTTCCGTTGTGTAATTGACTTGGCTCCTAAAATGAAAAAATAA